In Canis lupus dingo isolate Sandy chromosome 1, ASM325472v2, whole genome shotgun sequence, a single genomic region encodes these proteins:
- the LOC112643507 gene encoding nuclear pore-associated protein 1-like, with amino-acid sequence MGNLLGRCLRPPRRRPLPGRSRPLGTPACDTARPGRDHPAVPAPAPCSGRRPFPRDRRPLLARCHGEPRRRYPLPQAAGPPLGLLPVLNWRDPPGQPGLSARSSLGCRPSRTGRIPALGRAFRRLHSLPAQGAKAASQVPSPPRPLCSPQGTEDKVPEHPGEQTEALGGSGRPRSSGGTPWTSEPPGTSGVPSLRQASPATLDRRLVPSGESSWDSTPRAPRSSSEGRVATSSRGPVGDALAKADRDAAVLSGPSPSCPLPQGTCTEEAEAGDHRPVQSTRGGSRRDTQAQKPSGVSPRSPLPPARASSRQNKRKIAMPLCLPLPPPLPLLWDRGDLPAPPKLPCLALDKNLGTLPNTECPRNKLLKDRTKIAAGCWAARPAPCSPPLASEAAGSPPAAAPAAQVPAPPTASADPSARPPTLSVPPASPTQPGARETGPGVPKSPPLALPADALPALTSSPIRETPLRGGPLPPGRATAPTSDRPTPSSTSTSLHPPSCAKESPTPMCVDSPPLFLTTPLPGRSTGSSVVAVRPGTSKPTSSTIAAKSSTLTSKPISNPAVVDMDTTSPSRAVIVRAPPHSSMSCPPCSRGHRSMKRRCPAKVAASASLPASMAPGPTPLPDQLFSLHITPQPTHGTLAGRQPTAFLPGAPIATGLPNLSSGATTTPVGSTSANLNPHSDPDAMDTTSPSRAVIFHTPPGSQKNRLPLYKALPASGNTPPSSSTALAHGSTTLPQKSAVIQASVSMHPNPGIAPHSDPDAMDTTSPSRAVIFHSPPGSQKNHLSFYKARPGSGNTPPTSSTALAHGSTSFPQKSASIQTPVPMHPNPGIASQPTIGGHNGQQPNNSSLLGKTVAPTQAVGLATPITQPPGGTTTQSGFAGSPFGTTVNKQTAFGNQPGILHTPRATTTGFGGPTGIPSTGNGSSPVTGTTTGPQTVVGPAVPSGSPVKPNTTGPQTFVGPAVPSGSPRPDTTTDTQMLAGPAIPMDGLNVSTPGSIPSQASGAFNVGAGLKVTSSTPSARPLGQIASNPSHGSPAAAIGRASTVPVLGHASRATFHPGTRGPPAQITGGTVMGNTTIPPVGGAGAPTASTCPQGSPGRTKSGEGPPPSHSTSPCGNATTTKVCVSKLVRVSLLQSTRALPGHTTSLLVARSSTEISVLRCTSSSTFPPGTRGPPAQQVSGVKAGNNITPTTGRPGIPALCQHTGGPPDASTDENIIVSMMAALCIGNRPQTPGGLPVSKAPGAPGNSTVPTATGHHNGPPFLQSTQNPRKPQHWWCNGGYRHAF; translated from the coding sequence ATGGGCAACCTCCTTGGCAGGTGTCttcgccctccccgccgccggccccTGCCCGGCCGCAGCCGCCCGCTGGGCACCCCTGCCTGTGACACCGCCCGTCCTGGCCGCGACCACCCTGCcgtgcctgcccctgccccctgctctgggCGCAGGCCATTCCCCCGGGATCGCAGGCCCCTACTGGCTCGCTGCCACGGGGAGCCCAGGAGGCGGTACCCGCTCCCTCAGGCCGCGGGCccccctctgggcctcctccccGTGCTGAACTGGAGGGACCCTCCGGGCCAACCGGGGCTGTCTGCGCGCAGTTCCCTGGGGTGCCGGCCCTCGAGGACTGGGAGGATCCCTGCTCTGGGGCGCGCGTTCAGGCGCCTGCATTCACTACCTGCACAGGGAGCCAAGGCTGCCAGTCAGGTAccatcccctccccgccccctttgCAGCCCACAGGGGACGGAGGACAAGGTCCCAGAGCACCCCGGAGAACAGACCGAGGCTCTTGGTGGGAGTGGCCGCCCCCGGAGCAGTGGGGGGACACCCTGGACATCCGAGCCCCCGGGCACCAGTGGCGTTCCCAGCCTCCGGCAAGCCAGCCCTGCAACTCTGGACCGACGTCTCGTGCCCTCCGGAGAGAGCTCGTGGGACAGCACCCCGAGGGCTCCGAGGTCCTCCTCTGAAGGCCGTGTTGCCACCTCTTCACGTGGTCCCGTGGGAGATGCCCTCGCGAAGGCCGACAGGGATGCGGCGGTGCTCTCGGGCCCAAGCCCAAGCTGCCCCTTGCCGCAGGGGACGTGCACCGAGGAGGCGGAGGCTGGAGACCATCGGCCTGTGCAGAGCACGCGGGGCGGGTCGAGGAGGGACACGCAGGCTCAGAAGCCGTCGGGCGTGTCACCGCGGAGCCCTCTGCCACCAGCACGTGCCAGCAGCAGGCAGAACAAGCGGAAAATAGCCATGCCTCTCTGTCTGCCACTGCCGCCACCACTGCCACTGCTGTGGGATCGAGGGGACTTGCCCGCACCCCCGAAGCTTCCTTGCCTTGCTCTTGACAAGAACCTGGGCACCTTGCCGAACACCGAGTGTCCGAGGAACAAGCTCTTGAAGGACAGAACCAAGATCGCGGCAGGCTGCTGGGCCGCTCGGCCTGCCCCTTGCTCCCCGCCACTTGCCTCGGAGGCTGCAGGCTCCCCGCCCGCGGCCGCTCCCGCtgcccaagtccctgctcctcccaccgCCTCGGCTGACCCTTCTGCCAGGCCCCCGACCCTCTCTGTCCCGCCGGCTTCCCCAACACAGCCTGGTGCTCGGGAAACAGGACCCGGAGTCCCGAAATCTCCTCCCCTTGCTCTTCCTGCTGATGCTCTTCCTGCCCTTACTTCCAGCCCCATTAGGGAAACTCCCCTTCGCGGAGGTCCTCTTCCTCCAGGCAGGGCTACAGCACCGACCTCTGACCGCCCCACACCTTCGAGCACCTCAACCTCCTTACACCCACCCTCCTGCGCAAAAGAATCCCCAACCCCTATGTGTGTAGACTCTCCCCCTCTTTTCCTAACGACCCCTCTTCCAGGCCGCTCCACAGGGAGCTCTGTCGTTGCAGTCCGGCCTGGCACCTCTAAACCGACTTCTTCTACCATCGCAGCAAAGTCATCTACTTTGACCTCCAAGCCTATTTCAAATCCTGCTGTCGTGGACATGGACACTACGTCTCCTTCCCGGGCTGTCATCGTCCGCGCGCCCCCACACTCCAGCATGAGCTGTCCTCCGTGTTCCCGGGGCCATCGCAGTATGAAGCGCAGATGCCCTGCGAAAGTTGCAGCCTCCGCCAGTCTACCTGCGTCGATggcccccggccccaccccaCTTCCTGATCAACTCTTCAGCCTCCACATCACCCCTCAGCCCACACATGGGACTCTCGCTGGGAGGCAGCCAACAGCTTTTCTTCCCGGTGCTCCTATCGCCACTGGCTTGCCCAACCTGAGTTCTGGAGCCACCACCACTCCAGTGGGCAGCACCTCTGCAAACCTCAACCCTCACTCTGACCCCGATGCCATGGATACCACATCTCCCTCCCGGGCTGTCATCTTCCACACCCCCCCTGGGTCCCAGAAGAACCGCTTGCCACTTTACAAGGCGCTTCCTGCTTCTGGCAACACACCACCCAGTAGCAGCACTGCCTTGGCCCATGGCTCTACCACTTTACCTCAAAAGTCAGCCGTCATACAGGCCTCCGTTTCGATGCATCCTAACCCAGGAATCGCCCCTCACTCTGACCCCGATGCCATGGATACCACATCTCCCTCCCGGGCTGTCATCTTTCACTCCCCCCCTGGGTCCCAGAAGAACCACTTGTCATTTTACAAGGCACGTCCCGGTTCTGGCAACACACCACCTACCAGCAGCACTGCCTTGGCCCACGGCTCTACCAGTTTCCCTCAAAAGTCGGCCAGCATACAGACCCCCGTTCCGATGCATCCCAACCCAGGAATCGCCTCTCAGCCCACAATTGGAGGTCACAATGGGCAACAGCCTAACAATTCCTCCCTGTTAGGAAAAACAGTTGCCCCAACACAGGCTGTCGGCCTGGCCACTCCTATAACTCAGCCACCCGGAGGGACCACAACGCAATCGGGGTTTGCGGGCTCTCCTTTTGGCACCACTGTCAACAAGCAGACGGCCTTTGGTAACCAGCCAGGTATTCTCCACACTCCTCGTGCTACCACGACTGGCTTTGGAGGTCCCACTGGGATCCCTAGCACTGGGAACGGTAGCTCACCAGTTACGGGTACCACGACAGGCCCACAGACCGTCGTGGGGCCTGCAGTCCCCAGTGGCTCACCAGTAAAACCTAACACCACAGGCCCTCAGACCTTTGTGGGACCTGCAGTCCCGAGTGGCTCACCACGCCCGGATACCACTACAGACACACAGATGTTGGCGGGACCTGCAATCCCCATGGATGGGCTTAATGTGTCCACACCAGGGTCCATTCCCTCACAGGCATCAGGAGCATTCAACGTTGGAGCTGGACTGAAGGTGACATCCAGCACCCCTTCGGCTCGTCCTCTTGGTCAGATAGCCTCCAATCCATCGCATGGAAGTCCAGCTGCTGCTATAGGAAGGGCAAGTACTGTCCCAGTATTGGGACATGCTTCTCGTGCCACTTTCCATCCAGGCACCAGGGGCCCACCTGCCCAAATCACAGGCGGTACTGTGATGGGAAACACCACCATTCCCCCTGTTGGAGGCGCTGGTGCGCCCACTGCCAGTACGTGTCCCCAAGGATCACCAGGAAGAACAAAATCCGGGGAAGGACCCCCCCCAAGCCACAGCACTTCTCCATGTGGAAACGCCACCACCACAAAGGTCTGTGTGTCCAAGCTCGTGCGTGTTTCCCTCTTACAGAGCACCAGGGCCTTGCCTGGCCACACGACCTCACTTTTAGTTGCAAGAAGCAGCACCGAGATCTCAGTGCTTCGATGCACTTCTAGTTCTACCTTCCCGCCAGGCACCCGGGGCCCACCTGCCCAGCAGGTAAGTGGTGTGAAGGCGGGGAACAACATCACTCCCACGACTGGAAGACCTGGAATTCCTGCTTTATGTCAGCATACCGGGGGCCCACCTGATGCAAGCACAGATGAGAACATCATCGTGTCTATGATGGCAGCCCTCTGTATCGGCAACCGCCCTCAGACCCCTGGGGGCCTACCTGTGT